The Helianthus annuus cultivar XRQ/B chromosome 11, HanXRQr2.0-SUNRISE, whole genome shotgun sequence region AAGTTATATAACCCCTCATAATCCTCTTTTTTTTACACATTTGTCACGTGTCATATAACCTCACATCTAGGATTATGAGGTTTGCCTAAACACGGTCtaaagggcaagggaaaaaatgatttttgttatttattttttttttcgattttagTTAAGGTATTATATGATGTTTAAtggacaatttttttttttgaatgacaaatttggatcactgacggagcactggagtatcatcatgtcaccagcagaaccacctgatcatatccatctccactaggcaataatgcctatacaacaattcaggaggaaacccaataaatctgggaaaaccccctttgtgagaatcgaacccatgacctaatggttataagccttatcccacccccaagataCCAGTAGGATATAATGCCATGGGTTTTAATGGACAAATTAACATAACATTCTTGTTTCAACGTAACTACTTGtattaattagttataaattGATAAAGTTACTAATAATAGTGTTTGATAAATCTCTAATATGAGATTGTTAATGCATAATTATATCATAAACTAATTGAAAAAATGCATTTTTCCCTACAACAaatagtgttttttttatttcatacattttcaaaaaaaaattaaagaaaatatatCACCAAACATGATCAAATCCATAGTATAAATTTCATAAATCGGACTGAacctgttttttatttttttttcaaaaccgtCCAATGTATTTCGTGTTATGAATTTatatcgagatagttggtaaacgggcaacaagctgcgcagCTACCCCTTTTTAAATAGCAAAACTAAGTTTTTTAAAAACTATATTCATAGATCTTGGCATCATAACATTATTATGCATggccctttgaactcgactaaataggtccacagcctctagcgccagaaaaccaaaagtatcaaaatcCTTTATAAAACAAATTTAACACATGTATACTATATGTGAACCGTGTTATGTAAACTAGCGGTGTGTGTGATTAAAGAACAACCGAGTTATGTAAACTAGTGGTGGATGACATATTAGGTTCTATAATAAGCTGAAAATTAGGATGTTTATTGTTCGGTTTGAAATCGATTAAATCAAAACCCAAACTACACCTAAACCTGATGGTTTGGTTTTAAACCGAATCTGAATTGGTAAACCGGTTTTATTCCGTTTTCAGCTTTACAAAAACTTAAGATCAGTTCACCAAATAGCAAATAGTGGTTATTTAAATTTGAGTAAATTGCTATTTTAATCCTTGAGGTTTTACTAAAATTGTTATTTTTAGttaaaatagtttttttcttgccattttagtctaaatagttttgttttctactattttagtccctgacttttgtcattttttgccattttcatcgacCACTACCACCACCTCCGACCACCTACCCCATCACAACCTTTTATCATCGCCACCACCTGCCTGCACTCtcaccacccacccacccaccccaccaccatcaccacccaccatttCCACCACCATCGGCCACTTTTCCGCCACCCACGTCATCAACCAACACAACCGCCATCATCATAAAACCAACAACCACTGCCATCATTTTCACTGTAAACCGACCCAACACCATCCTCATACCATCGCACCTgcaaaaaaaagaaagaaaaacgtggtttgaccaaaattcacctAATTTAACTAAATTTTTTGAATGAAGTTAGCGGGTTGGATGAAAACGACAAAAATAACAAAAGTcggggactaaaatggcagaaaACAAAACTGTttgaactaaaaaaaaaaaaaaaaacttattggACTAAAGTGTCAGTTTTGGTGAAACCTCACAAACTAATATGACAACTATAACATATATAACGGTAAAAAAGTAACAAATGAAAAACTTATTTGGTGAAAATGAAAACCGAAGTGTATTTTAATTTGGTTTTCCGTTTGGTTTCTAATTACTTGAATCGGTTTGGGTTTCAGTTTTGACTTGGAAAAAAATCTTCAAACCAAATAACCTAACCGAACCGATAAACACCGTAAGTGAGAAGTTAGAGGTGATTTTTAGTTACTATTTTGTGCCCCGTCCttagactgcggggtatggggcgggagtttgggcgtgggtgggctgaaaacgccctagccaccaccccgggtgggcatgggtttgggcgtggcccttgaggcatgggtttcaagccgggcgtggggtggtctggccaagctgacatggcgggctctaattggacaaaccaaaagaagccgttggccaacggctatttaaaaaaaaaacaaatacaatTTAATTTTTCCACTATAAAACCTCAcaatttcttccatttttttaccacattcatcttcaattctccatctacaaaacgaaaaaaatgcatcctcataaccgtccttttgacccgaacaacccgtatgcataccaagaaaataatcctagcccaccacccactcgtccaatggctcgtccatttttcatacactcttcTATGCCCGACATGGCGGGTTATGCATCGTATATCGGGAATCGTGtgtttactaacttcccacacaccgacgattcgatacctaccccgtttacacaatcgcccatcgacctttcaccaacctccatcgacctttcacaaaacgaaaccgtccccgaaactcaaccacccaacgaTGGTCCTTCCGCACCCCAACCCATAAAAAAGAGAAGccataagaaaaaaaccgaggcgGATAAAGCACTTGAAACCATCAAGCGAAAACAACTAAAATGGACCGTTCCTGAAGAACTTGCATTGGCGAGGGGTTGGTTTCAACAATCTCAACATtcaactttaggtattcttaaactttgtttttattgatgttttttttatataactttgtaatatattaaattttgtttttataaaaacaggAAATTCTCAACATCGAACCTATTTGTGGCAAGGGGTTAGTAAAATATTCCATGAAGAATTGGGAAAAGAGGtttatcgtgaaaacgatagcttatcctcgaagtggaccgagataagcacccaacttacaaaatatagtggttttttaaataaagcaaaacaaaacccaaaaagtggtgaaaccgaagccgacattGTGACGAATGCATTGCTTCAATTCAAGACAAATGTGGGgaccgacttccgtttcatgcattgttgggagatttgtaagtttcatccaaagtgggcgaatatccccagtggtagcgaaagcaacacgtcttccaaaaggtcgAGGGCCTCAtcccaatctgatgcacgagatcaagagatTGAGGACCTTTTtgatgattcgccaagcccaaaccgGCCTGAGTATGGAAGAGATGCCACAAAAAGGCGTGCTCAAAAATCAAGATCTGCTACGGCATCACCTTCAGCTGGGAGTTCGCTCTTGCATAGAGGAATATACAGCGACCAGTTGGATGCCATTTCATCCAAGATGGATACATTCAACGATTTCCAACAACAAAGGGTCGAAATTCGGaagagcaaagaagctagagatgccgcTAGAGAAGCCGAGAGACAAAGACGGGAGGATTTGAAAATTCTATCCTAGCCGATTGATCACCTAAAGGGTGACGAGTTGGAAATAGTCTTGgagatgagagaagagataaaaaacaaatataaacgttaggaaatttttttatgtaattttttttatgtaattttctttaatTACAAAGAGCCCAAAGAGCCCAGCCgggtcagcccagcgaagccctccaaacccacgccccaccatGGTCGCCCCATGTCTGCCACCCAAGCCACGTGTCAttaaatgccccaacccaagcccaaccctcgccccaccataccccgcaGTCTTAACTGTTATACGTGAAGCTAGTGACTCTTTTGCCCCCATTCAGTGACAATTGGAAGGCACTGCCAAGTTTCTTGTAATATTATAAACATCATTTTTATAACTAATTTTAGATTTATGGTGTTTGTAAAATGAAGATAGTTTTATTAACTTGGAATACATAACTTATTATGATGGCCAAGTTATAGAACATATACTATTTTGGGTTACGGGGTAATTTTAATTAAAAGTAATAACGTTGGAATTTGGGATAAGTTTGATTAATATGTAACATCACATTGACGGTAAAGCTACGGTTTTACATTCACCAGGAAATTTAATTAGCATCCTTTTTTAATTTCTCTAGAGACAACCTTTTTAATTTCTCTTGAGACGACATAGCACAAAACTTAACATGAGTTTGGAAACATTACTATTTTAAGTTCATTTTGTATTTGTTAGGAGTGTCTTGGTATAGTTTAGCTTTACTTTTTCATATTATAtattaggggtgtgcatgggtcggtttaggtcggttttgaccaaaaaccataaccatgatgtcggttattggataaccataatcataaccgatcggttatggtggttatggttattcggttttgataGTTATAACGGGTCGGTTATAGGTgattaaccgtgtatttagcttaactaaaaatagcttaatttttttaacatggaataaattgttattgcatatttgtatatgttggtatattacatagtattaaaaaatacatataatctataatattaaaaCCAATTATCATCCAAcattcaaataaagtgatatgatacattccataaattcaaataaacattcaaccaaaaccacaaaatgatatgaaaaacccataagtaccaaaaatcttcagtcaaaaacatcaaatattaaaaatatggtgaaaaatcataaatcctacaaagatttattacatgtcggttcggtttggttatggtgggtatggaaaaaatgataaccataactgacccgctactttcggttttcaaaaaaaccattaaccgacccaccagttttttatttggttcggttttttcggtttggTTTTTTTAGTTGATTCGGTTATGGTTCgattaattcggttttttgcacacccctattATATATCATATTCAACTTTTTTCGTTATCTAAAACTCTTCAAGAATATAAGAGTAAAGTACATAAATGGTCTGTATCGTTAATTAAAATctgtatttagttttttttaatagtGCACAAATGGTCCTTGTAATTTGCACTTTGTAATacatttagtccccaaccaacaaatctaaaggttttagcatgttCCAGTTAGGGGCTAAATGTGTTACAAATTGCAAATCACATGGACCAACCATGTACTTTTGATAAAAGTTGAAGTTgaggactaaatgtgttacaaagtgcaaaccatatgGACCATTCATGTACTTTTGGTaaaagttgaggactaaatgCATTATAAAgtacaaaccacatggaccatctgTGTACATTTTGAAAAGCTATGGACTAAATCTAAAATTTTGGTAAACGATAGGAACCGTCCGTGTACTTTAGTTAGAAAATAATAAATCCTGTTTTTGTGTAGTGTTAAACTATACAAGCTATCAACATGTTTCTCTAGTATCATTTAAGAAATCTCATATTATTTTTATCATACATATATGATCTGAGTTTTTATACTT contains the following coding sequences:
- the LOC110888749 gene encoding glutathione S-transferase T3-like, translating into MHPHNRPFDPNNPYAYQENNPSPPPTRPMARPFFIHSSMPDMAGYASYIGNRVFTNFPHTDDSIPTPFTQSPIDLSPTSIDLSQNETVPETQPPNDGPSAPQPIKKRSHKKKTEADKALETIKRKQLKWTVPEELALARGWFQQSQHSTLGNSQHRTYLWQGVSKIFHEELGKEVYRENDSLSSKWTEISTQLTKYSGFLNKAKQNPKSGETEADIVTNALLQFKTNVGTDFRFMHCWEICKFHPKWANIPSGSESNTSSKRSRASSQSDARDQEIEDLFDDSPSPNRPEYGRDATKRRAQKSRSATASPSAGSSLLHRGIYSDQLDAISSKMDTFNDFQQQRVEIRKSKEARDAAREAERQRREDLKILS